Sequence from the Scyliorhinus torazame isolate Kashiwa2021f chromosome 3, sScyTor2.1, whole genome shotgun sequence genome:
caagaaagtggagttgagggtcgAGATCTTGTTGAATGACTGAGCAGGTTCAAAGGGTCAAATGGCTGACTGCTGCTCACATTAGTTATGCCATTATCGATCTGATTCGCTGTCTTTTTAAGAATCCAAACATGTTTTATCTTTTAAAAATTATGATTCACTTTTCTCGGTTGCTCTGGTGTTTGTGATTAATCCATTACTGCACATTGAATTTCCACTTGGGCGGAAGGTTCGGCGTCTTTGTGATTTCATTATCGGATGTGCTATCCAGTTCCAGGAAGAGTCCACTTTTCGTAATGTTGTGATCGTCACCGCCTTTTAAGGTCACTGAAGAACTAATGGGAACATAAATTGGCACCTAACCTTTCCTGAGTGTGGGAGCGTGCAGTTTCTTCTGTTTATTTGCAATCTTAATTCGGAATAATTTATGGCTCCCACTTTAATTCAAAATGTTACTGTTTGAACTGAACTTTATTATTGTATTCCCGTGGGGCAAGATAGAAGGACAGCGGGGGACTAGAGGCGGTGATGGACAGAGGAATTGAAACATTTTAAACCCCGAAAGAGGGGAACGTAACGTACTGCAGTGTTGGAAGTTGGATGTGCGGAATAAAGGCATTGGTTTGAGGGCGCTGACGAAATGAAATATCACAGCGCCAATGGAACATCTGACCCATTGCAAGTCTTCAATGCCTTCAGCAGCAGTCGGTGTGCGTCTAAGCCTCGCTAAAAGGAAGTGGCAATAATTCATGTCCACCCCCGTTCCCCGATCAATTGCAAGATGTTAAAGTATGCGTCCACAgtgaaatggggggagggggaagatataTCTGCTTCACAGAGCCGGTAATGTAATGCCCCCAAATCCAAACCATTGATCATGTTCATTCCCATCATATAAACTTTGACAGCGGAAAAGGCTGAAATACGGCGATGCCACTGGATTCCTGTGCCCACCCAGTAAAGGGGGGCTTACATGTTGTGCACACACCGTGTTTGCAGAGGCAGTCGAGCAGGCAGTGTTGGTGATGTGTGTCAGcctgtcccagcctctcccccaccctctctcactctctggcgcTGTTCCCCCAGCCATTCAATTCAAACCACCGCAACATCAACACGCAAGAGTCCCTCCTCTTGCTGCCCTCCGAGCTGACAGCATCCAGGCTCCAGCCACTGAGCATAAACGGATGGCAGCGATTGAAATACCTCAGGGAGCAGCTGAGGAAAGGCTTCGTCAGAAAGACGTCACCCAGTATCCACGTCGACAGTGTTTGCGACTCCTCAGAgctgcagtggcagaggcagaggcaggagccggggactgagcacctcctccaccgtctcactcccccacccccgcccattcGCGTCTCGTCTACTTCCAGCAAATACATGCTAAAGAGAGTGAAAGTCAGAGACTGAACAGGGGGAGAGGAGGCGATCGGTGAACTCCGCTACCCAgagaactggtgtctctcagcaccGCGGACAGAGCCCGGGGTCGCCATGGCTCCCATTGTGGTGAGCGGCACCAGCTTTGGTAAGTCAGCTCATCCCTGCCAGGGGGACTTATTGATAATATTTCTTGTTGTAGATATCTAGCTGtcactcctgtgtgcgtgttcACTGATCTTTCCAGTCCATTCCATTTGGATGTGTGTGGTTGAATGGTGCACAGAACATGCCTCCTGTTCCAGCTCGGCAAAGCCAATCTGATGCATTGTACTTTGCCCACAGGACATAGGGATGCTAAATAGTAATATTAATAACTAGATAACAAGATTCTTGTGGTAAAACCTATTCTCTAATCTTGTACCTCTCTTATATACGTGGATTCACACGATTCCATTGGTCTCGTCTTCAATTGCCTATTTCCATCTCTTTCGTTTCTCTctgcttccttctctctctctcaaagttgTCGACTTGTTTCTCATTACTCCCCCTCCTTGATGCCCGTCCAGTTCTTACTTCCAGTTTGCTCACTTGGTCTGAACGTTTTTTTTCAATCCATGCCCTATTTTTTGATGTGATCTGCCTCTTGGTGAATGCAATTATGAGAGGGGAGCACTAATTGGAGTCTAGCTTATCGGATTCACACCGATTCGTCTTGTTAATTAGACATTAACCAGACCTGGCGCTGTTTTTCAGTCCTGGTGACAGGACAATGTGGGGAGACGATTATTGAAATGAATTACCTTATCTAGAAGCGCTTCGGCTGCACATCCTCGCACTTTTAATTAAAAACCTACGCATCACAATTTCGCCCTCAAATGACTGTCTACATCTAATATTCTACACTAACTACACCAGATTGGAGATTGATTGAATCCGCTTCTTTGGACTGCAACACGGGAAGCATAATATAAATCAAGAGTATTTGTCAGGCGCAATGTGAGATGGTCACTTTAATAAAACCAGCATTGAAAGATTGCAAACTGTCTCTTTAACTGTACTGGGATTCTAGATTCCCACTGAATATCTTTGTTTTtttatcctctctgtctctctctagatGATGTACCGGCGGTTGTTGGGATAGTCAGTGCTTCTGGCCTGATATTTACAGTGTCCATGTTTGCATGGATCTGCTGTCAGCGTAAGTCGACAAAAGCCAACAAAACGCCTCCATATAAATTCGTCCACATGCTGAAGGGAGTTGACATCTACCCTGAGAATCTGAGCAACAAAAAGAAGTTCGGGGCGGATGAAAAGTCGGACCATAAAGATAAAGATCCCTCAAAAGTCAAAATCCCAAAGAACTCTCTGCACTTGGACTTGGAAAGTCGCGACCAGAACGGAAATTTCACCAAACCTCACACCAAAGTCCGCAGCTCCCCGGAAATCGAGAGTGTTCCCGCCAACTTGTCCACAGACGGCGAGAAGGACAGCCTGTCATCCGAGACCTCAATATCGACCAAGTCCACGGCACCTTCCGAAGAGCAGAACAATGAGCCCAAACTGGGGTCCTTGATGTTCTCCTTAAAGTACAACTTTGATAAGAAAGCGTTACTCGTCAACATTATCGAGGCTCACGGGCTGCCTGCCATGGACGAACAGTCGATGACATCCGACCCTTATATTAAAATGTCCATCCTGCCTGACAAAAAGCACCGAGTgaaaacccgggtcctcaggaaaACCCTAGACCCAGCATTTGACGAGACGTTTACGTTTTACGGTATCCCCTACGGCCAGGTCCAGGAGCTGTCTCTGCATTTCTTGGTGCTGAGCTTTGACCGCTTTTCCAGAGACGATGTCATTGGAGAGGTCCTGGTGCCAATGGCAGGCATCGACCTCTCAGAAAACAAAGTGCAGATGAACAGGGACATCACCAAGAGAAACTGCCGGGTAAATGTTTGAACCGACCTCGTGTTGGGTGTTAGGCTGGCGGGATggttggggtgggtggtggggggggctgagtTCTGCCTCTACCCAGGGTATAGATCTGAAAGTCTGCTTCGCGTGCTTTATGAAAAAGATAACTCATCAGTTATTGATGGGGATAAGGGAGAGGTTAGGTTAGCGCCGGAGGcgggcacacacacatacactcacaaggGAAAATTTAATTTGGCAAGGATTAAGATGAAATTTGAAACAGGGCGAAttgcacaaacacacaaaaaaaacgcgTTAGACTTTAATTAACTGTAATTCTTGAAACGATGGTGCATCTTGCACAGGTAGAAATATGCAACCACGTGTAGTACACAGTTTTTAGCTTTCTGATGTAAATTTTAAAAGTGCATATATTAGTTGGAGGGGCACTTCTTGCAGCATCATGCAATAGTTTAAAAAATGTTCTTTCGGAAACACGGGCCAGAATGAAGTGGTCAACTGAACGTTCCGACAACCGAACTGAGGAATTGGCCGTTATTTCATTAGAAAAGAAACGGAAAATGAAAAACGGAAACGATTAATTATATTGCACTTGTaatacagaaataggccattcgaccTAACAGGCCAGAATTCATCCTGCACCATTCTCCCCCACACCTCACTTTAGCTAATCCTCTGCTCCATTGGTAGAATATGCCTGCCTCAAGATTAGCACCATTCTGACATACAGCTAGCTGTCTTACCAGGGAGGGACGACACCCTCTTAATGCTTCTCAAACAGAAAGAGCCTGATTATCCTAAGGTCTTGAACTAATTTGAAAATGTATCTCAGTGTGCAAAATAAAACTAGTGTACC
This genomic interval carries:
- the syt4 gene encoding synaptotagmin-4 isoform X3; translation: MNSAFWLHETVYAINGLLQPIIHLMNLSIKKNVFPAPYHIPSFYRLMAGMPFQDDVPAVVGIVSASGLIFTVSMFAWICCQRKSTKANKTPPYKFVHMLKGVDIYPENLSNKKKFGADEKSDHKDKDPSKVKIPKNSLHLDLESRDQNGNFTKPHTKVRSSPEIESVPANLSTDGEKDSLSSETSISTKSTAPSEEQNNEPKLGSLMFSLKYNFDKKALLVNIIEAHGLPAMDEQSMTSDPYIKMSILPDKKHRVKTRVLRKTLDPAFDETFTFYGIPYGQVQELSLHFLVLSFDRFSRDDVIGEVLVPMAGIDLSENKVQMNRDITKRNCRKSVGRGELLVSLCYQSTTNTLTVVVLKARHLPKNDVSGLSAADPYVKINLYHDKKRISKKKTHVKKCTLNPVFNELFVFDIPYEGIENISVEFMVIDFDRMMKNEIIGRLVLGASAEGTVGEHWREICEHPRRQIAKWHCLSDG
- the syt4 gene encoding synaptotagmin-4 isoform X2 translates to MGGGHEAGKSCPCYKNLWLHETVYAINGLLQPIIHLMNLSIKKNVFPAPYHIPSFYRLMAGMPFQDDVPAVVGIVSASGLIFTVSMFAWICCQRKSTKANKTPPYKFVHMLKGVDIYPENLSNKKKFGADEKSDHKDKDPSKVKIPKNSLHLDLESRDQNGNFTKPHTKVRSSPEIESVPANLSTDGEKDSLSSETSISTKSTAPSEEQNNEPKLGSLMFSLKYNFDKKALLVNIIEAHGLPAMDEQSMTSDPYIKMSILPDKKHRVKTRVLRKTLDPAFDETFTFYGIPYGQVQELSLHFLVLSFDRFSRDDVIGEVLVPMAGIDLSENKVQMNRDITKRNCRKSVGRGELLVSLCYQSTTNTLTVVVLKARHLPKNDVSGLSAADPYVKINLYHDKKRISKKKTHVKKCTLNPVFNELFVFDIPYEGIENISVEFMVIDFDRMMKNEIIGRLVLGASAEGTVGEHWREICEHPRRQIAKWHCLSDG
- the syt4 gene encoding synaptotagmin-4 isoform X4; amino-acid sequence: MAPIVVSGTSFDDVPAVVGIVSASGLIFTVSMFAWICCQRKSTKANKTPPYKFVHMLKGVDIYPENLSNKKKFGADEKSDHKDKDPSKVKIPKNSLHLDLESRDQNGNFTKPHTKVRSSPEIESVPANLSTDGEKDSLSSETSISTKSTAPSEEQNNEPKLGSLMFSLKYNFDKKALLVNIIEAHGLPAMDEQSMTSDPYIKMSILPDKKHRVKTRVLRKTLDPAFDETFTFYGIPYGQVQELSLHFLVLSFDRFSRDDVIGEVLVPMAGIDLSENKVQMNRDITKRNCRKSVGRGELLVSLCYQSTTNTLTVVVLKARHLPKNDVSGLSAADPYVKINLYHDKKRISKKKTHVKKCTLNPVFNELFVFDIPYEGIENISVEFMVIDFDRMMKNEIIGRLVLGASAEGTVGEHWREICEHPRRQIAKWHCLSDG
- the syt4 gene encoding synaptotagmin-4 isoform X1, with protein sequence MDIGIQPAMGAFLLVAAALGDALQLYELELLEVEEAAAAETAPEKLNAAAEDGELAAQQAEGEDEEVQNDVPAVVGIVSASGLIFTVSMFAWICCQRKSTKANKTPPYKFVHMLKGVDIYPENLSNKKKFGADEKSDHKDKDPSKVKIPKNSLHLDLESRDQNGNFTKPHTKVRSSPEIESVPANLSTDGEKDSLSSETSISTKSTAPSEEQNNEPKLGSLMFSLKYNFDKKALLVNIIEAHGLPAMDEQSMTSDPYIKMSILPDKKHRVKTRVLRKTLDPAFDETFTFYGIPYGQVQELSLHFLVLSFDRFSRDDVIGEVLVPMAGIDLSENKVQMNRDITKRNCRKSVGRGELLVSLCYQSTTNTLTVVVLKARHLPKNDVSGLSAADPYVKINLYHDKKRISKKKTHVKKCTLNPVFNELFVFDIPYEGIENISVEFMVIDFDRMMKNEIIGRLVLGASAEGTVGEHWREICEHPRRQIAKWHCLSDG